A genomic stretch from Hymenobacter psoromatis includes:
- a CDS encoding phosphoenolpyruvate carboxykinase (ATP) (PEP carboxykinase; PEP carboxylase; PEPCK; catalyzes the phosphorylation and decarboxylation of oxaloacetate to form phosphoenolpyruvate using ATP) — MADHKAVAARLAPLGFPQAPPQAHLNLPPAALVEHALRRGEGQLTDTGALMCDTGQFTGRSPKDRFIVQDAGTAGSVWWGDINIPFAPAQFTQLHQKMVAYLADKEIFVRDAYAGANPDYQLKLRVVNELAWHNLFCYNLFLRPEATADTTWTPDFSIICAPGFEADPAVDGTRQKNFAIINFTEKLILIGGTAYAGEMKKGIFGVLNYLLPHQRQTLPMHCSANVGAQGDTAIFFGLSGTGKTTLSTDPARGLIGDDEHGWTPEGGIFNFEGGCYAKVIDLNQAKEPEIWDAIRFGAIVENTRFRPDTHTVDYANKSVTENTRTAYPIDFIPNAVLPSVGTAPQHIFFLTADAFGVLPPISKLDRSHAMYHFLSGYTAKVAGTEMGILEPQTTFSACFGQVFLPLHPTRYAEMLGHQLDENPTVQVWLVNTGWSGGSYGTGQRMKLAHTRAMITAALSGVLSEVTFRTHPIFGVAVPGAVPGVPTEILDPRHTWRDKEAYDRTASDLAEKFIKNFEKYAEFANADILAGAPKIAVEA, encoded by the coding sequence ATGGCTGACCACAAAGCTGTTGCAGCACGCTTGGCTCCCCTTGGCTTTCCGCAAGCGCCGCCCCAGGCGCACCTAAACCTGCCGCCTGCCGCGCTCGTGGAGCACGCCCTGCGCCGGGGCGAAGGCCAGCTAACGGATACGGGCGCGCTCATGTGCGACACCGGCCAATTTACCGGTCGCTCGCCCAAAGACCGGTTTATTGTGCAGGATGCTGGCACCGCTGGGAGCGTGTGGTGGGGCGATATCAACATTCCTTTCGCGCCGGCCCAGTTCACGCAGCTGCACCAGAAGATGGTGGCCTACCTAGCCGATAAGGAGATTTTCGTGCGCGACGCCTACGCAGGCGCCAACCCTGACTACCAGCTCAAGCTGCGCGTGGTAAATGAGCTGGCCTGGCATAATCTCTTCTGCTACAACCTGTTCTTGCGGCCCGAGGCCACCGCCGATACTACCTGGACGCCTGATTTCAGTATTATTTGCGCGCCCGGCTTTGAAGCCGACCCAGCTGTGGATGGCACCCGCCAGAAGAACTTCGCGATTATTAACTTCACCGAAAAGCTCATTCTTATCGGCGGCACGGCCTATGCCGGCGAGATGAAAAAGGGTATTTTTGGGGTACTCAACTACCTGCTGCCGCACCAGCGCCAGACCCTACCCATGCACTGCTCGGCCAACGTGGGCGCGCAGGGCGACACGGCTATTTTCTTTGGCCTGTCGGGCACGGGCAAAACGACTCTCTCGACCGACCCGGCGCGCGGGCTCATTGGCGACGATGAGCACGGCTGGACGCCCGAGGGGGGCATTTTCAACTTTGAGGGTGGCTGCTATGCCAAGGTGATTGACCTGAACCAGGCCAAGGAGCCCGAAATTTGGGACGCTATTCGCTTCGGGGCTATCGTGGAAAACACGCGCTTCCGGCCCGATACGCACACCGTGGACTACGCCAACAAAAGCGTAACCGAAAATACGCGCACCGCCTACCCCATCGATTTTATCCCAAATGCCGTGTTGCCGAGCGTAGGAACCGCGCCGCAGCATATTTTCTTCCTCACGGCCGATGCCTTCGGAGTGCTACCCCCCATCAGCAAGCTCGACCGCAGCCACGCCATGTACCACTTTCTGAGCGGCTATACGGCCAAGGTGGCGGGCACCGAAATGGGCATCTTGGAGCCCCAAACCACGTTTTCGGCCTGCTTCGGGCAGGTATTCCTCCCCCTGCACCCAACCCGCTACGCCGAGATGCTGGGCCATCAGCTAGACGAAAACCCCACCGTGCAGGTGTGGCTGGTCAACACGGGCTGGTCGGGCGGCAGCTACGGCACTGGCCAGCGCATGAAGCTGGCCCACACCCGCGCCATGATTACGGCCGCGCTCTCGGGCGTGCTCAGCGAGGTAACCTTCCGCACCCATCCCATCTTTGGGGTGGCCGTGCCCGGTGCCGTGCCGGGGGTGCCCACCGAGATTCTGGACCCGCGCCACACCTGGCGCGACAAAGAGGCGTATGACCGCACGGCCTCCGATTTGGCCGAAAAATTCATCAAAAACTTTGAGAAATACGCCGAGTTCGCCAACGCTGATATTCTGGCGGGCGCACCAAAAATAGCGGTCGAGGCGTAG